Proteins from a genomic interval of Lycium ferocissimum isolate CSIRO_LF1 chromosome 2, AGI_CSIRO_Lferr_CH_V1, whole genome shotgun sequence:
- the LOC132040469 gene encoding uncharacterized protein LOC132040469: protein VCGKYYQGRGPKSHAYTHSLEAGHHVFINLRTEKVYCLPDGYEVIDPSLDDIIHVLNPRFTQEQVEQLDKSRQWSRALDGSDYLPGTVGLNNIRETDFVNVTIQSLMRVTPLRNFFLIPENYQHNRSPLVHRFGELTRKIWHARNFKGQVSPHEFLQAVMKASKKRFRIGAQSDPVEFMSWLLNTLHTELRTSKKGSSIIHRCFQGELEVVKEMHNRPIAEKRESGKDGEHGSHNIGMETSRMPFLMLGLDLPPPPLFTDVMEKNIIPQVPLFNILKKFDGETVTEVVRPRTARMRYRVTKLPQYLILHMRRFTKNNFFMEKNPTLVNFPVKNLELKDYIPLPAPKENEKLRSKYDLIANIVHDGKPGEGSYRVFVQRKSEELWYEMQDLHVSETLPQMVALSETYMQIYEQHQQ, encoded by the exons GTTTGTGGGAAGTATTACCAAGGAAGGGGGCCGAAATCCCATGCATATACACACAGTCTTGAAGCAGGACACCACGTGTTTATCAATTTACGAACAGAGAAAGTTTATTGTCTTCCTGATGGATATGAAGTCATAGATCCATCTCTTGATGACATTATACATGTTCTGAATCCAAG ATTTACTCAGGAACAGGTTGAGCAACTCGATAAGAGCCGGCAGTGGTCTAGGGCACTTGATGGGTCTGATTATCTTCCTGGAACG GTTGGGCTGAATAACATCAGGGAGACTGATTTTGTTAATGTCACGATTCAGTCCTTGATGCGAGTAACTCCGTTGAGAAACTTCTTCCTAATCCCTGAAAATTATCAACACAATAGATCTCCTCTTGTTCATAGATTTGGAGAGCTTACCCGAAAGATTTGGCATGCACGGAACTTTAAGGGACAG GTGAGCCCACATGAGTTCTTGCAAGCGGTTATGAAAGCTAGTAAAAAACGTTTTCGGATAGGTGCACAGTCTGACCCTGTTGAATTTATGTCATGGCTCCTGAATACCCTTCACACAGAGCTTAGAACTTCCAAAAAAGGCAGTAGCATAATCCATCGGTGCTTTCAG GGAGAATTGGAGGTTGTGAAAGAGATGCATAATAGACCTATTGCTGAGAAGAGGGAGAGTGGGAAAGATGGTGAACATGGATCTCACAATATTGGCATGGAAACTAGCAGAATGCCCTTCCTAATGCTTGGACTTGATTTGCCACCGCCACCTCTTTTTACAGATGTCATGGAAAAGAATATTATTCCCCAG gttccattattcaacatacTAAAGAAGTTTGATGGTGAGACTGTGACTGAAGTTGTAAGGCCCCGTACAGCAAGGATGAGATACCGTGTAACAAAATTGCCACAGTATCTAATTCTCCACATGCGTAGGTTTACAAAGAACAATTTCTTCATGGAGAAGAATCCTACACTTG TTAACTTCCCTGTGAAGAATCTAGAGCTCAAGGATTATATTCCTCTGCCAGCACCAAAGGAGAATGAGAAACTTCGCTCGAAGTATGATTTGATTGCTAATATTGTTCACGATGGTAAGCCAGGCGAAGGATCCTACAGGGTGTTTGTCCAGCGAAAATCAGAAGAACTTTG GTATGAGATGCAAGACCTACATGTTTCTGAAACTCTTCCTCAGATGGTTGCACTTTCTGAGACTTATATGCAGATATATGAGCAGCATCAGCAGTAA